A segment of the Cohnella algarum genome:
ATTCAAGAAGCCGTTGCCGCCGGCGCAAGAGAAGCGGCTGCTTGCCGAGAGCTCGGACTGACTCAGCGGACGCTTCAACGCTGGCGCAAGCAAGGCGGTACCGTAGACGGACGCCCTCACGCCAATCGTCCAACACCCGCTAACAAGCTATGTATTTCGTCAAGCAAAAATCCCAAAAAAAATCGTGCATTTTTCCCCATCATCATCGCGGGGAATTTTTTTACCGTTCTTTCATGAGCGCATGCTTCATCCGGTAGCTCTCGCCCTCAAAAACGAGCAGGTGTCCATGGTGTGCCAAACGGTCAATCATGGCCGCGGCCATCTGGTCGTCGGTGAAGACAGTCCCCCACTTGGAGAACTCCAGATTCGTCGTAATAACCAGGCTACGGCTCTCGTAGCTGTCCGCAATCACTCGAAAGAGCAGCTGCGAGCCGTCCTTGTCGACGGGGATATAGCCCCACTCGTCAAGTATGAGTAGCTGGCAGCGCTGGATCTCGCTCATTAGACGCTCGAGCGTACCGCCGCGCTTCGCTTCAGCAAGGCGCATCACGAGTTCAGCCACCGTGTAAAATTTCACCGTCAAACCGAGTTCGCAGGCACGCAGGCCGGCAGCAATGGCCAGATGCGTCTTGCCCGTGCCAACCGGCCCGTACAGGACGAGATTCCGTCGGCCTTCAATAAATGTTCCTTCCGTCAGATCGCTCCACTGCAGGGAACTTGGCAGCTTGACGCCATGGCGCTCGTAACCGTCCAGCGTCTTGTAGACCGGAAAACCGGCACGGCTGAGCAGCCTGGCGCGGCGGCTACGCTCCCGGCTTTCCATTTCTTCAGCGAGCACGCGGTGCAAAAACTCTTCCTGCCGCGGTGTCGCCTCCGTCTCGCATAGCTGGACAGCGCGCTGGCTGAGCACAAGCTTCTTGCAGAATGCTGAGATTTCGGCGCGTAACGCCTCACGTTCCCGTACCACGCTCATGACCTCACCCCGTCGACAGGCTCCAGCATCCGGTCATACACGCTCAGATCGACACTTGGGCTTTCCTCGGGCTCGAACGAGGCCAGCCTTGCAGCAAGCACGACGCTGTTCGCGCTGGTGAGCCTTCCGAGCTTCGTCGCTTCCTCCATCGCTTGCAGGGCTGTATCGAATCCATAGCGACCGGAGAGCTGCTCCATCGTCGCCAGCGTTTCCTTGAGCTCCATGCGTTCCAGCTTGTCCAGCTCTTCACGCAGCGCATCCGGAATCGCGCCACGCAACTGGCTGTTCCGCCAAGCGCCGGGGTTCTGCAGCAAGCGGCTGAGCGTGGTCCGCACATCGACGCTGTCCGTCCGTTGCTTACCGAACAGACGGAGATGAACCGTAATCGGCTCGCCGCTTGGCAGCAACGGTTCCACTGTATGGGCGCCAATTCGCACGGTCACTTCACGCCCGGCCCACTCCGGCGACGAGGAGTAGAAGTGCTTGCCGTCAATCGAGAACTTGCCGTAACCGTCTGTCTTTACTCGCGCATAGCGGCATGCGGCGAATGGATGGCGCGGCAAGTAAAGCAGCGCGTTCTTGTCCTCCTCAAAGAGCAGATGGATCGGGACGCCTTTCTTGTAATGCTCGCGCTGCCAGTCGGCTTCGCAGCGACCGAGCAGTTCCTCGTTAAAGGCCTGAATGTCCGTCACGACCGGCAGCGGTACAAAGAAGTTGCGCCTGAAGTAGCCGACCTTGTTTTCGACATTGCCTTTCTCGTGCCCCGCGTACGGATTGCAGAAGGTGACCTCGAAGCCGTAATGGGCCTTGAAGCGCAGGAACAGGTCAGCCATTCGGACGTTCTCGTTCACCCGGCGGCCTACGCCGCTGGCATTGTCAAAGACCAGCCTTCCCGGAACGCCACCGATCTGGTGGAAGATGTCCCTTAAGCCATGAACCACGCACTCCGCCGTCTCACCGCCAAACAGCTGGGTATAGCCAGCATTGCTATAGGGAAAGGTTACGCACAGATACTTGCAGGCTTTCTTCTCACCGGTGGCATCGTAGATGTCTGCTTCTCCGAAGTCGACCTGCGCTTCACCCGGCGGCCACTTGAGTTCCAGCGTCCCTTCCTGGTGCCGCGCTTCCCGCAGGCCCCGTACATATCGCTGAACCAGTGGATAGGAGGCGTCGTATTCTGGGCACTCCGCTACAAGCCGGTTATGGATACGCTGTGCCGTGTGCCGCTGCTTGTACCGATTTTTGCGATCTTCCTCCAGCCAGCTCTGAATGAGTGGCTTGTACGGATCCAGCTTGGACGGCTGCACGACAGCCGCTTTCGGTTTCCGATTCTCAAACGTGTCGGACTTCATGACTTTCCTCACCGTCTTTCGGTCGATCTGCAGCCGCTCGGCAATCGCGCTCGGCCCCAGCCCTTTGCTCTGCATATTCTTGATCGTTTCGATCTGACTTATCTTTAACATCTCCCCGCCCCGCACCCCTCGTCATCGTCTACGATTAGGGTATCGGAGTTGCTAGATTCGGTCCATTTCCGCACGATTAAAGTGGGGAATTTTGCACGATTTTTTTGGGGAAATCCGTTTGATCATTTTGGGTACTTTTATCTTACCGTATACAAAGCTAAGCGATGCAGAAGAGAAACAGGTGCTGGAGGTTCTTCAGCAGCCGCCGTACAGGAGCCTGCCGCCAAGCCAGATTGTGCCGGCGCTGGCCGATGAAGGAACCTACATCGCCTCCGAGTCCAGCTTTTACCGGGTGATGCATAAATACAATCAGCAGCACCATCGCGGGCGCAGCAAGAAACGCACGCCTAAACCCATCACCAGCCACGCTGCGAGCGGCCCGAATGAAGTATGGATGTGGGATATCACTTGGTTGCCAGGGCCCGTGAAGGGGTTGTTCTTCTACCTGTATCTCATCCTGGATTTGTACAGCCGTAAAATTGTAGGCTGGGAGATTTGGGAAGAAGAGTCTGCCGAGCATGCCAGTCAATTGATCCGTCGTACGGTCGTGCGAGAGCAATGCGTGATTCGTCGGCAGCCGCTTGTGCTTCACTCGGATAACGGAAGCCCGATGAAGGGGGCCACGTTGCTGGAGACCCTGTACAGTTTGGGCATTACCCCCTCTCGAAGCCGACCACGCGTCAGCAACGACAACCCTTACGCAGAATCGATTTTCCGCACATGCAAGTACCGTCCTGGCTATCCAACGGAAGGCTTTAAGGCCTTGTCAGAGGCGCGTGAATGGGTCATGCGATTTGTTCGCTGGTACAATGAAGAGCATCGACACAGCGGACTGAATTTTATTACGCCCAACCAGCGGCATGAAGGATTAGCAGACCAAGTATTTGAAAAACGCAAGGAAATTTATACGGCCGCAAAAGCCAGAAACCCCAATCGCTGGTCTGGCACCATTCGCAATTGGAGCCTGGAAGATGAAGTCTGGCTGAATCCTGAAAAAGTGACGCTTATTCAAGCTGCAAAAAAATCGCTATCTTAACGTTTACTTTCCCTAAGAAATCGCGACAACTATCTTGACAAATACCGAATTAGGAGAAATTGAGAGAGAATAAAGGATTAATTCGAAGAAGGTGTTGGCTGGACAGGACAAACCGTCAGTTTGTCACATTATTTACGGGTCAAGATGCTGGGGCGAGATTAACACGAGGACTCTGCAAACAATTAAACCGGGAAATCGAGGTTGAGACGATGAGTCTGCTCAGAAAGCATTGGTTTGATTTGGGATTGCTGTTCGCCGTTCTGGCTTCTCTTCTTGTATGGGTTCGGTTTGGTCAGTTAAACGACCTGCAGCTGCTGTTATGGATCAGTCTTATCACCTTGTGGCTTCATCAGTTTGAGGAGTATCGCTATCCCGGATATTTTCCGGGTATGATGAACAAGGTGATGTTCCAGAGCGAACAGCCGGACCGCTACCCGCTGAATACCAATACGTCGCTGGTGGTCAACGTTTATATCGGATGGTCGCTTTATCTGCTTGCCGCCTTGCTGGCAGAGCATGCAATTTGGCTGGCGATGGCCAGCATTCTGGTGTCATTCGGCAACGTTTTGGCCCACACGTTCATGTTCAACATCCGGGGGAGAACGGCGTATAACCCCGGTATGGCGACGGCCATTCTCTTATTTTTGCCTTTGACCGTCGGCTTCTGTCAACGCCGGAATTAAATTGACCCACTAGCGCCGGGATAATTTTGACCCACCTGTGCGCTTGGTGACGAATAGATTCCGGTTTTTAGTTTTTCTTTAAGCCTGTAGCTGTTCCCACGGATGTTTACTACGTGGGAATGATGGAGGAGGCGATCAAGCACGGCCGTTGCAAGAACGGCATCTCCCATAAGTTCGCCCCACTCACCAAAGCTTTTGTTACTGGTCAGGATCATGCTGCTTTTCTCGTACCGAGCACAGACCAGTTGGAAAAACAGGTTCGCACCCAGTGGGTCCAGGGGGAGATAGCCCACCTCGTCGACGATGAGTATCCGAGGACGAAGATAAACCCTCATTCGCTTCTCCAATCGGTTTTCCTCGTACGCCTTTCGCAAATCGCTAACTAGTTGAGCGAGCGAAACGAAATACACCGGCAAGCCTTGTCCAATCGCCTCCATCGCAATTGCGACGGCTAAATGGGTCTTCCCGACGCCGGGAGGGCCGAGAAAGAGAACATTCTCCTGCCTCCCAACGAATGTTAATGCAGCAAGTTCACGAATCAGGCGCTCATCAAGCCCAGGTTGAAACGTGAAGTCGAAATCACTTAGCGTTCGTCGATACGGTAGATGCGAAAGTTTCATTCGTACCTCAACGTTTCGGCGTTGACGCTCCAAAATCTCAGCCTCCAGCAACTCGTTTAGGAAAGTGAGGTAAGTGCTTTGGCTTCTGCCGGCGGCCTCTAACTTTGCATCGAGAGCTTGGGCAGCTTGTTCTAAGCCGAGTTCCTCCAGACGGAGGCGAGCTTGTTCTAGTGCAATCATGCGCCCACCTCCACAAGGCGATCATAAACATCGAGAGATCGCACCTCCACATCTTGTTCAGGTATCTGAAGCCCTTGAGGCCTTGGGTAGGCATAGCCTTGCGCCGTACTCAGGTTGGTGTACTGGTTCTCGCACATGACAAGCGTTCGTGATCGGTATTGCTTTTCATGCTGGGCAATGAGCTGCTTCTCAGAATAAATCTCGACTATGCCATTCACTTCACGCACCTTCACATCACGGCCACTGAACCGCCAAGGAACGCCGTACCGTACGCCATCGTAGCTGACGAATCCGTCCCGGCTGGCCTTTCGAGGCTCGAATCGGTACTTTTCCCAGCGCTCCGGAGTTGGCAACGGCCCAAGCGCTTCATTGGCCAAACGGTCGAATGGTCTTTCGCCGGTTGTGCCATGAATGCGGCGATTTTGTTCGTCACACCACTTCCGGGCCTGGCGGTTCAGATCACCGAGATCCGTGAATTGTCTTCCTGGCATGAAGTTCTGCTCGATGAACTGAACGCTTCGTTCGACTTTGCCTTTGGTTTGTGGACGTCGTACGCGGCAGACCTTAGGGATCATGCCGATGGCTGCGGCGAAGTCTTCAAACAACGGATGCCAGCGCGGCTTTCGGTCGTCGCCCATGCCCAAGATGACGGTTTTCATCTGGTCGGTGAGCATCGTTTTCGGGACGCCGCCAAAGTATTCTAGGGCGTTCATCAAGCAGCGTAGAAAGCTGTGGATGTCACAGCGTTTCGTAAACTCCATATACGTCGCGCGGGAGTGGCCCAAAACCATTGCAAAGACAGGGATCTTCCGAACCTCCCCGGTTAGATCGACGTACTCGCAAATCTTCCAGTCTACCTGTGCTTGTTGTCCAGGTTTCGTCTCGTAGCGTTGCACAGCCGGCGCCTGTTTTGGAGGACGATGCGGCTTCACATAGTCCTTGATGATCGTAATTCCACCGCCATATCCTTGTTCTCTTAAGAGACGTAGTAGAACTTCACAATTGAATATTCCTTTGGCCAAGTAAAGATCCAACTGGGACTTGTATGGATCTAGTTTGGAAGCTCTTTTCTTGCGGGGATTGGGTTCAGGGATACCATCGGCTCTAAGATATTTACGAATCGTATTTCTCGAATGACCCGTCTCCCGCATGATCTCACGGATACTCTTGCCGCTAGCTTGAAGTTCATGTAATCTAATCACTGTCCCACTCCTTAGCATATTTCCTCCTCTCCAAATATCTTGGCCGATATTCTCGAGGAGATATATTCTACAGGGGTGGGTCATTTTCATTCCGGCGCTGGTGGGTCAATTATATCCCGGCGGTGACAGCTTCTTTTATTTGATCCATGATCGGCATTTGGTCTCGCCGCTAGATTATGCGATCGGAGTCCCGTTCGGAATCGCGCTCAATTATATCGGGATTCTGAAGACGATCGATTGGATGAAGAACGCACGCACGCCTTTCATTTTCCCACAGCGTTGCATGCCGCCCAGCCATCGTGCCAACATCACGGCAAAGTCCCGGATCAAGAGCTAGCCTAATTGGCGATCTCGGACAGAACCAATATTATATAGGTGTTTGAACGACATGAAAGTGTGAACTGCACCCCGTCAAGTAGACAGTACAAAAAATAAAAGTCAGTTAAGCGGCCTTCTTCCTGTATTCCATGGGACGGAGGCCGTTTAGCTTTTCCTGCAATCGCTCGTTATTGTAAAAGTGAATATAGTCGTCAATGTCCCGTTTGAGTTCCCCAAACGTGCGGTAGGTATGCAAATAATACTTCTCGCATTTCAACGCTCCCCGGAACGATTCCATGGGACCATTATCGATACAGCGCCCCACGCGGGACATGCTTTGAGTCAGTTTGTTTTTGTCTAGGATCTTCTTGAAATTTTGAGACGTATATTGGAATCCCCAGTCGCTATGAAGCAAGGGTGAACTGCCTGGCGCGGATGACGGACTGGATGCCCTTGAAAAGTTTGGGGGCGGGTAAAGAAAAAGCCCCAACCAATCAAGCAATATCATAATGTTGACAATAAATAAACGATCATTTATTATTGTGTCATGCGATACAGAGATGATAACAAAGTCGAAGCCATATTCGACGCGACCGTACAGCTAATTAATGAGATTGGTTTCTCAGAAACATCGATATCCAAAATTGCCAAAAGAGCGAGTGTATCGGCAGCGACGATTTATATTTACCATGAGAACAAAGAGGATCTGCTCTACAAAACCTACTTGAAGATTAAAGGCAAGATGAGCGAGAGAATGTTTCAGGGAGTGGATCATACCCGAACAGTTTACGAACGGTTTGAGGCTATCATCCGCAACTATGTTGATTTTATTCAATCATTCAAACCATATTTTTTGTTTCTGGAGCAAATAATGAATTCACCTTTGCCCCAGAAATGGTGCCTAGAGGATACGGCAAGTCAGTTTCAACCGATCTTCGAAATGTTTGACGCTGGCATCCGACAGGGGCTATTGAAGAAGGAGGATATTAACATGCTGGTTGTTTACTCCATCTTGCCAATAGCCGAATTATTAAAGGCACATTTGAAGAACGGAACCACACTGGATAGTAAACAAATAGAATCTGCCATCAAGATGAGCTGGGACGCTATTAAGGCATAGCAAAGTATTTTAAGCGATGCGTAGCATCGCTGTTCTTTCCACCAATAATAAATGAATATTCACTTATTACCGGTGAAATATAGATAAAAGAGAGGCAAAGAACAATGAAGTTTACCATCTTTGGAGCTAGCGGCGGTACGGGCTTACAGCTAATTGACCAAGCGATCAACAACGGACATACTGTAAAAGCTTTTGTACGTGCCGTAGATCGAATCCCGTTTACCCAGGAGGAATTAACAGTTATAGAAGGTAATGTATTTAGTGAAGAGGATGTAGGATCGGCTGTTGAGGGGCAAGACGCGGTGTTTATAGCTTTAGGAGCCGCAGCAGGAAGTCCTTCAGATCTATGCTTTCGTGGGACTCGTTCAATTGTGAACGCGATGAGAAGGCATAAAGTAAAGCGACTAGTCGTTCTTACAGGCTTTGGCACCAGCAGAGAAAGCAGGAATCAGCTCGGCATTGGGACGAGAATGATGGTAAAACTGGTTTCTTTACTAACGTTCCGAGAGTTTCGCGACAAAGAAAGACAGGATGGTATAGTGCGGCAAAGCGAATTGGATTGGACCATCGTTCAGCCACCGAGGCTCACCAATGAGCCGGGCAAAGGGCGATATAAGCACGGTGCCTTTACTCCTTCCATGCTAGCTAAAATTTCTCGCGACGACGTGGCTAGATTCATGATCGATTCAGTCGAACATGCTCGTTATATCAAACAATCCTCGTTTATTCACGACTGACTGAAACAGCTTTGCATGTCGTAACGACCCGATTACATATAACCTTTCGGAGGAATAAATTATGAGACCAAACTGGACGCCCGACGATCTCCCAAACTTAAGAGGAAAAACTGCTATCGTGACGGGAGGCAATGGCGGGGTAGGCTATTATACGGCATTAGAGCTAGCGAAGCACGGTGCCAAAGTCATCATTGGAAGCCGTGATCCTAGGCGCGGCGAAGAAGCAATCCTAAAGATGAAACAAACGGCATCGAATATTGATGTAACAGTGGAGCCATTAAACTTGGCTGATCTAAAGTCGGTTCGAAGCTTTGCCGAAACGATCCACGGGAAAATGAAGGGAATAGACGTCCTTATAAACAATGCTGGGGTAATGGCGGTTCCCACTCGCGAACTGACGGCCGATGGTTTTGAAATGCACTTCGGAATCAATCATCTTGGACACTTCGCGTTGACAGGTCTGTTATTGCCGTTAATTGAAAAGAACAACGGTCGAATCGTTACAGTTAGCGCACAGTCAGCTCAAATGGGGGATATCGATTTTTCTGATTTAAAAATGGACAAGAAATACAGACCAATGGCAGGATACAATCGCTCGAAACTTTCAAACATTCTGTTTGCCCGAGAATTAAATCGACGTGCGAGGAAGAAAGGTATCACTTCTATAGCAGTACATCCTGGTACAAGTCCTACAGGCATCGGGAGAAACGCACCGAAGGGAACCAAAGCATTCGGACTGCTATTAATGAAAATATTCGGAACTTCTCCTGATCAATCATCTTGGCCATCACTTATTGCGGCGACGGATTCGACAGTCACCGGAGATCATTACGTAGGGCTAGGAATGAATCCACTAAAGGCTAAGAAACCGAAGTTTGTAGATTTCCCCAAAAAGGCATTGGACACGCAGCTTGCGGAAAAACTTTGGTTACTATCCGAGAAGTTAACCGGAGTACATTATGACTTGTAAAAACGAGCAAAGATGGCTTCTTCTTGAAATGAAAACCGTATCACATATGCCAGGTCATTACGCAAACGGGAAACGTTAGTTCAATGGGACAGCGACGATACCGGATCAATTCTCTCAGCTCGCGGTTTGGGATGTAACTGCCATTCAATAGACCGTGGCGAAGCAGTCCGGCGATCCATTCCGCATCTTTTACGTCGGTTTTGCGGCCCGGAACATTCTTGATGTGCTGGGCGTTTACGACAAATACCTAAATCTCCTCAAGCTCCAGATCGGTTTCCAGTAAGGTTCTGTACTTTCCATGGCGGCGTGAGTGCAAGGAAATTATATCGCATGACTACCATTTTCATCATCTGATGGTGCCGCGCTATCGGCATGGGCGTCTAAGACTTTATTTTTCCGTCTTGGGCCGCCGCGAGGTTGGGATTTTTGCTTTATATCTACAGGAAGATTTGTTAAAATGTATATACGTTATAAAAGTTATGACTGTTACAAAGGTATAACTAATCGTGTGCTGATCATACTATAGAGAGGAGAATATAAAATGAATGGTGTGGTCAAATTGACGAATGATAAACGGCAGGAGACTCGTTATTCCCGCAAAATAGGACGGATGGGGAACAGTTTGGGAGTAAGTTTGCCCAAAAGCCTTGCTGCGAAGTTAAATATTTCGCAAGGGGATGAGATCGAATTCATCGAAAACGATCGAGGCGAAGTGTTGTTGAGAAAAGCACGACAAAGTAAACTGCCCGATAATGTTCGTCCTGAAGTTTTGGAAGCTTTCTTTGATGTATTTGAAGAGGATGAGGGAATTCTTGAGGATCTAAGGGATCGATGATATGACGATCTTCCTGACCAAAGAAGAAATTATCGCAGCACACTATTTTATCATGAGAAGAATGAATGACGCAGAGCAGGCGG
Coding sequences within it:
- the istA gene encoding IS21 family transposase — encoded protein: MLRSGTVIRLHELQASGKSIREIMRETGHSRNTIRKYLRADGIPEPNPRKKRASKLDPYKSQLDLYLAKGIFNCEVLLRLLREQGYGGGITIIKDYVKPHRPPKQAPAVQRYETKPGQQAQVDWKICEYVDLTGEVRKIPVFAMVLGHSRATYMEFTKRCDIHSFLRCLMNALEYFGGVPKTMLTDQMKTVILGMGDDRKPRWHPLFEDFAAAIGMIPKVCRVRRPQTKGKVERSVQFIEQNFMPGRQFTDLGDLNRQARKWCDEQNRRIHGTTGERPFDRLANEALGPLPTPERWEKYRFEPRKASRDGFVSYDGVRYGVPWRFSGRDVKVREVNGIVEIYSEKQLIAQHEKQYRSRTLVMCENQYTNLSTAQGYAYPRPQGLQIPEQDVEVRSLDVYDRLVEVGA
- a CDS encoding NAD(P)-dependent oxidoreductase, with product MKFTIFGASGGTGLQLIDQAINNGHTVKAFVRAVDRIPFTQEELTVIEGNVFSEEDVGSAVEGQDAVFIALGAAAGSPSDLCFRGTRSIVNAMRRHKVKRLVVLTGFGTSRESRNQLGIGTRMMVKLVSLLTFREFRDKERQDGIVRQSELDWTIVQPPRLTNEPGKGRYKHGAFTPSMLAKISRDDVARFMIDSVEHARYIKQSSFIHD
- the istA gene encoding IS21 family transposase → MLKISQIETIKNMQSKGLGPSAIAERLQIDRKTVRKVMKSDTFENRKPKAAVVQPSKLDPYKPLIQSWLEEDRKNRYKQRHTAQRIHNRLVAECPEYDASYPLVQRYVRGLREARHQEGTLELKWPPGEAQVDFGEADIYDATGEKKACKYLCVTFPYSNAGYTQLFGGETAECVVHGLRDIFHQIGGVPGRLVFDNASGVGRRVNENVRMADLFLRFKAHYGFEVTFCNPYAGHEKGNVENKVGYFRRNFFVPLPVVTDIQAFNEELLGRCEADWQREHYKKGVPIHLLFEEDKNALLYLPRHPFAACRYARVKTDGYGKFSIDGKHFYSSSPEWAGREVTVRIGAHTVEPLLPSGEPITVHLRLFGKQRTDSVDVRTTLSRLLQNPGAWRNSQLRGAIPDALREELDKLERMELKETLATMEQLSGRYGFDTALQAMEEATKLGRLTSANSVVLAARLASFEPEESPSVDLSVYDRMLEPVDGVRS
- a CDS encoding oxidoreductase, with amino-acid sequence MRPNWTPDDLPNLRGKTAIVTGGNGGVGYYTALELAKHGAKVIIGSRDPRRGEEAILKMKQTASNIDVTVEPLNLADLKSVRSFAETIHGKMKGIDVLINNAGVMAVPTRELTADGFEMHFGINHLGHFALTGLLLPLIEKNNGRIVTVSAQSAQMGDIDFSDLKMDKKYRPMAGYNRSKLSNILFARELNRRARKKGITSIAVHPGTSPTGIGRNAPKGTKAFGLLLMKIFGTSPDQSSWPSLIAATDSTVTGDHYVGLGMNPLKAKKPKFVDFPKKALDTQLAEKLWLLSEKLTGVHYDL
- a CDS encoding IS3 family transposase, producing the protein MILLDWLGLFLYPPPNFSRASSPSSAPGSSPLLHSDWGFQYTSQNFKKILDKNKLTQSMSRVGRCIDNGPMESFRGALKCEKYYLHTYRTFGELKRDIDDYIHFYNNERLQEKLNGLRPMEYRKKAA
- the istB gene encoding IS21-like element helper ATPase IstB, producing MIALEQARLRLEELGLEQAAQALDAKLEAAGRSQSTYLTFLNELLEAEILERQRRNVEVRMKLSHLPYRRTLSDFDFTFQPGLDERLIRELAALTFVGRQENVLFLGPPGVGKTHLAVAIAMEAIGQGLPVYFVSLAQLVSDLRKAYEENRLEKRMRVYLRPRILIVDEVGYLPLDPLGANLFFQLVCARYEKSSMILTSNKSFGEWGELMGDAVLATAVLDRLLHHSHVVNIRGNSYRLKEKLKTGIYSSPSAQVGQNYPGASGSI
- a CDS encoding AbrB/MazE/SpoVT family DNA-binding domain-containing protein; the protein is MNGVVKLTNDKRQETRYSRKIGRMGNSLGVSLPKSLAAKLNISQGDEIEFIENDRGEVLLRKARQSKLPDNVRPEVLEAFFDVFEEDEGILEDLRDR
- a CDS encoding HXXEE domain-containing protein — protein: MSLLRKHWFDLGLLFAVLASLLVWVRFGQLNDLQLLLWISLITLWLHQFEEYRYPGYFPGMMNKVMFQSEQPDRYPLNTNTSLVVNVYIGWSLYLLAALLAEHAIWLAMASILVSFGNVLAHTFMFNIRGRTAYNPGMATAILLFLPLTVGFCQRRN
- a CDS encoding transposase, with the protein product MISASDREHALTLIQEAVAAGAREAAACRELGLTQRTLQRWRKQGGTVDGRPHANRPTPANKLCISSSKNPKKNRAFFPIIIAGNFFTVLS
- the istB gene encoding IS21-like element helper ATPase IstB; amino-acid sequence: MSVVREREALRAEISAFCKKLVLSQRAVQLCETEATPRQEEFLHRVLAEEMESRERSRRARLLSRAGFPVYKTLDGYERHGVKLPSSLQWSDLTEGTFIEGRRNLVLYGPVGTGKTHLAIAAGLRACELGLTVKFYTVAELVMRLAEAKRGGTLERLMSEIQRCQLLILDEWGYIPVDKDGSQLLFRVIADSYESRSLVITTNLEFSKWGTVFTDDQMAAAMIDRLAHHGHLLVFEGESYRMKHALMKER